The proteins below are encoded in one region of Thermococcus peptonophilus:
- a CDS encoding Na+/H+ antiporter NhaC family protein produces MSDFGVLSLLPPLVAIILAIWTKRVILALFAGVWTGGVMVAGWNPITGTTQTIDWIVQNAVDDWNVKILLFDFLIGAGVGLIYKSGSAHAIGRALASRVRTSRGASVMGWLLGVLIFFDDYTNTIIVGNTMRPITDRTRVSREMLAYIDDSTAAPVAGLAVVSTWIGYEVGLIGDAFKDLNVDYGAYVAWMHSVPYRFYSILAILLVLIVAYTHRHYGPMLHAEYRARTTGKVLRDGAKPLMTTEVDLGLPKEEGSVHIFIWPILTLIFVTLYGMWYTGGGSEAYAKGGLMEVLGNSDSALALLWGSFAMVVVAFTLVLAMKKMTIEEAEDALVRGMKQMVIANTILLLAWSIKSATDAVGTAPYVVDLAKSAGVGGSWIPLIVFLIAMFISFTTGTSWGTFSIMLPIAIPLAYGITGRVGPEVFASIGAVFAGGIFGDHCSPISDTTIMSSMFSGSDHIDHVTTQVPYAVTAASVGIVLYLLFGIGVHSWIILLPLGVILLIGAWYVLSEWYGKKYGIPHGKVPIYVVEE; encoded by the coding sequence GTGTCGGACTTTGGTGTGCTGTCTCTGCTGCCGCCGCTGGTCGCAATTATATTAGCGATATGGACGAAGAGGGTCATACTGGCCCTATTTGCCGGTGTGTGGACTGGTGGGGTAATGGTTGCTGGATGGAACCCGATAACGGGGACGACGCAGACAATAGACTGGATCGTTCAGAATGCCGTGGACGACTGGAACGTGAAAATCCTGCTCTTTGACTTCCTGATCGGGGCAGGCGTTGGGCTGATATACAAGTCCGGCAGTGCTCACGCCATCGGTAGGGCACTGGCCAGTCGGGTGAGGACTAGCAGGGGAGCGTCTGTTATGGGCTGGCTGTTGGGAGTTCTCATATTCTTCGACGACTACACCAACACCATCATCGTCGGAAACACGATGAGGCCGATAACCGACAGGACGCGCGTCTCGAGGGAGATGCTGGCATACATAGACGATTCAACTGCAGCGCCTGTAGCAGGACTTGCAGTTGTCTCGACGTGGATAGGCTACGAGGTAGGTCTTATTGGGGATGCGTTCAAAGACCTCAACGTTGATTACGGTGCCTACGTCGCCTGGATGCACAGCGTTCCTTACAGGTTCTATTCAATTCTTGCGATACTCCTCGTCCTCATCGTGGCCTATACCCACAGGCACTATGGCCCGATGCTCCACGCCGAATACCGCGCAAGGACTACTGGAAAGGTTCTCCGCGATGGAGCAAAGCCATTGATGACGACGGAAGTTGACTTAGGGTTGCCAAAAGAGGAGGGAAGTGTGCACATCTTCATCTGGCCGATACTGACGCTGATCTTCGTGACCCTCTACGGCATGTGGTACACGGGAGGCGGAAGCGAAGCCTATGCCAAGGGCGGCCTCATGGAAGTCCTTGGAAACTCTGACTCAGCGCTGGCCCTCCTGTGGGGAAGCTTTGCCATGGTCGTGGTGGCATTTACACTCGTCCTTGCCATGAAGAAGATGACCATTGAGGAGGCCGAAGACGCGCTAGTAAGGGGAATGAAGCAGATGGTCATAGCCAACACGATACTCCTGCTGGCATGGAGTATTAAGAGTGCCACTGACGCTGTTGGAACCGCCCCATATGTAGTGGACCTGGCCAAGAGCGCAGGCGTTGGTGGAAGCTGGATACCGCTGATAGTCTTCCTGATAGCGATGTTCATCTCCTTCACCACAGGAACCAGCTGGGGAACGTTCAGCATCATGCTCCCAATAGCAATACCCCTCGCTTATGGCATCACCGGAAGGGTTGGTCCCGAAGTGTTCGCCAGCATTGGTGCAGTCTTCGCTGGAGGCATCTTCGGAGACCACTGCTCACCGATAAGCGACACGACCATTATGAGCTCCATGTTCTCCGGTTCAGATCACATTGACCACGTGACGACCCAGGTGCCCTATGCAGTAACTGCGGCCTCAGTTGGAATAGTTCTGTACCTGCTCTTTGGCATCGGAGTCCACAGCTGGATAATCCTTCTGCCGCTCGGCGTAATACTCCTTATCGGCGCCTGGTACGTACTCAGCGAATGGTACGGCAAGAAGTACGGCATCCCGCACGGAAAGGTGCCGATTTACGTCGTTGAGGAGTGA
- a CDS encoding pantoate kinase: MLIRAFIPAHITAFFVPVLHEEPLKAGSLGAGVNLSKGTNVFASIETGTLERHVHVAFNGEPVKKEEAEITYYVAEKLVPKDFLGEVEVWQYFDFPNGYGFGNSAGGALGTALTLSYAFGGTWLRASQLAHEAEVKHKGGLGDVIGQLAGGIEVRIKPGAPGIGVTDNLFFEDYKVLVVPLGRLSTKEVLDGDVVKAIEAEGRKALEELLKDPKPERMMVLARNFAEKTGLLSGELLEIARELDRALKNPSSMIMLGKGLFALVQEKEEENAKNLLADMSLPYDIAEIYTERPKVGRWVE, from the coding sequence ATGCTCATCAGGGCGTTTATTCCAGCTCACATAACGGCGTTCTTCGTGCCGGTGCTCCATGAAGAGCCGCTGAAGGCAGGCTCACTCGGTGCCGGTGTGAACCTCTCGAAGGGCACCAACGTCTTCGCCAGCATTGAGACTGGGACTCTTGAGAGGCACGTCCACGTTGCATTCAACGGGGAACCCGTGAAAAAAGAAGAGGCGGAGATAACCTACTACGTCGCGGAAAAGCTCGTCCCCAAGGACTTCCTTGGAGAGGTTGAGGTATGGCAGTACTTCGACTTTCCCAACGGCTACGGCTTCGGCAACAGTGCCGGCGGGGCACTGGGAACAGCTTTAACCCTAAGCTACGCCTTTGGCGGGACGTGGCTCAGAGCTTCTCAGTTAGCCCACGAGGCTGAGGTAAAGCATAAGGGCGGCCTCGGTGATGTGATCGGCCAGCTCGCTGGGGGGATTGAGGTAAGGATAAAGCCCGGCGCTCCGGGGATAGGAGTTACCGACAACCTGTTCTTTGAGGACTACAAGGTTCTCGTGGTGCCTCTCGGCAGGCTTTCAACGAAGGAAGTTCTTGATGGAGACGTTGTAAAGGCCATTGAAGCCGAGGGCCGAAAGGCGCTTGAGGAACTCCTGAAGGATCCAAAGCCCGAGAGAATGATGGTTCTGGCCAGAAACTTTGCGGAAAAGACCGGCCTCCTCTCGGGAGAACTCCTTGAGATAGCGAGGGAACTGGACAGAGCCCTGAAGAACCCGAGCTCAATGATAATGCTCGGGAAGGGCCTTTTTGCACTTGTCCAAGAAAAGGAGGAAGAAAATGCCAAGAACTTGCTGGCAGACATGAGCCTTCCTTACGACATAGCCGAGATATACACAGAGAGGCCGAAGGTAGGGCGCTGGGTTGAGTAG
- a CDS encoding ATP-dependent DNA ligase produces the protein MRYSELADLYRRLEKTTLKTLKTKFVADFLKKTPDDLLEIVPYLILGKVFPDWDERELGVGEKLLIKAVSMATGVPEKEIEDSIRDTGDLGESVALAIKKKKQKSFFSQPLTIKRVYDTFVKIAEAQGEGSQDRKMKYLANLFMDAQPEEGKYIARTVLGTMRTGVAEGLLRDAIAEAFKVKPELVERAYMLTSDFGYVAKIAKLEGNEGLSEVRIQIGKPIRPMLAQNAASVKDALIEMGGEAAFEIKYDGARVQVHKDGDKVIVYSRRLENVTRSIPEVVEAIKAAVKPKKAIVEGELVAVGEGGKPRPFQYVLRRFRRKYNIDEMIEKIPLELNLFDVMFVDGESLIETKFIDRRKKLEEIVEESEKVKLAEQLITKKVEEAEAFYKRALELGHEGVMAKRLDAVYEPGNRGKKWLKVKPTMENLDLVIIGAEWGEGRRAHLLGSFLVAAYDPHSGEFVPVGKVGSGFTDEDLIEFTKMLKPYIVRQEGKFVEIEPKFVIEVTYQEIQKSPKYKSGFALRFPRYVALREDKSPEEADTIERVAELYELQEKFKAKK, from the coding sequence ATGCGCTACTCTGAACTGGCCGACCTCTACAGGCGGCTCGAAAAGACCACACTGAAGACCCTGAAGACGAAGTTCGTTGCCGATTTTCTGAAGAAGACCCCGGACGACCTCCTTGAGATAGTTCCATACTTGATCCTTGGGAAGGTCTTTCCGGACTGGGACGAGAGGGAGCTCGGCGTAGGAGAGAAGCTCCTAATAAAAGCAGTTTCAATGGCAACGGGAGTCCCTGAAAAAGAAATAGAAGACTCCATAAGGGACACGGGCGACCTCGGCGAGAGTGTAGCCCTTGCCATCAAGAAAAAGAAGCAGAAGAGCTTCTTCTCACAGCCGCTGACAATAAAACGTGTCTATGATACCTTCGTCAAAATAGCTGAAGCCCAGGGCGAGGGCAGCCAAGACAGGAAGATGAAGTATCTGGCGAACCTCTTCATGGACGCTCAACCTGAGGAGGGGAAGTATATAGCGAGAACCGTTCTTGGAACGATGAGGACCGGCGTTGCCGAAGGACTGCTTAGGGACGCGATAGCCGAGGCATTCAAGGTGAAGCCCGAGTTAGTTGAGAGGGCCTACATGCTAACGAGCGACTTCGGCTACGTAGCCAAAATAGCCAAGCTCGAAGGCAACGAGGGGCTCTCAGAGGTTAGGATACAGATAGGAAAGCCGATAAGGCCGATGCTGGCCCAGAACGCGGCGAGCGTTAAGGATGCCCTCATTGAGATGGGTGGCGAGGCCGCCTTTGAGATAAAGTACGACGGAGCGAGAGTTCAGGTTCACAAGGACGGAGATAAGGTCATAGTATATTCTAGGAGACTTGAAAACGTCACGAGGTCAATTCCAGAAGTTGTGGAGGCAATAAAAGCTGCCGTTAAACCGAAAAAGGCCATAGTCGAGGGAGAGCTTGTTGCAGTGGGTGAAGGCGGAAAGCCAAGGCCCTTCCAGTATGTGCTGAGGCGCTTTAGGAGGAAGTACAACATAGACGAGATGATCGAAAAGATTCCGCTCGAGCTGAACCTCTTCGATGTAATGTTCGTCGACGGCGAGAGTCTGATAGAGACGAAGTTCATTGACAGGAGAAAGAAGCTTGAAGAGATTGTTGAGGAAAGTGAAAAAGTAAAGCTCGCAGAACAGCTGATAACCAAGAAGGTCGAAGAAGCGGAGGCCTTCTACAAGAGGGCCCTTGAGCTGGGCCATGAAGGAGTCATGGCAAAGAGGCTCGATGCCGTCTACGAGCCCGGAAACCGCGGAAAGAAGTGGCTCAAGGTCAAACCCACGATGGAAAACCTCGACCTTGTAATCATCGGTGCGGAGTGGGGCGAAGGCAGGAGGGCGCACCTACTCGGCTCGTTCCTCGTGGCTGCTTATGACCCGCACAGCGGAGAGTTTGTTCCGGTTGGAAAGGTTGGGAGCGGCTTCACAGACGAGGATCTGATCGAGTTCACCAAGATGCTCAAGCCCTACATAGTACGCCAGGAGGGCAAGTTCGTGGAGATAGAGCCGAAGTTCGTCATAGAGGTCACCTACCAGGAGATACAGAAGAG